In Arachis stenosperma cultivar V10309 chromosome 1, arast.V10309.gnm1.PFL2, whole genome shotgun sequence, one DNA window encodes the following:
- the LOC130973196 gene encoding cytokinin dehydrogenase 2-like encodes MARFSILENVSLILLINLVIITTTTTTVLTNEIITTYQSCSAFHPSMEISSDLDYDNSTLTLASTDYGLKIHEKPLAVLQPKSITEISELIKVSNSLSTPFTIAARGQAHSVYGQAMAREGIVVNMTHLNGYRHGKGVVIFRDEKDPWNSYADVGGEQVWDDVLNAALEYGLTPLSFTDSLGTSVGGTLVNAGIGAQVFKFGPQIANVYELDVITGKGDLKTCSAEKNSELFYGVLGGLGQFGIITRARIALGPAYTKVKWLRLLYSDFSAYSKDQEYLISLNGRNDNAFDAVEGFLMINQWPNIIDFFPTQDLPRINSLLAQHNILYVLELAKYYDDSTQDQIDQDVERLVMGLKYVPTFKYEKDVLYQNFLHRYESAAAGQGLPEGPKSWLDTFVPGSRISDINEGVFNNIIFKQNLTANGIILIFPMNQTKWNDKMSVAIPDEEVFYLVSVLQAVTYDTLKIFDDQKNQILQFYKDSGIKIKQYLPRNKTHEEWIEHFGFKWQKFEDSKNKFDPKKILAPGQGIFQLNNKICMF; translated from the exons ATGGCAAGGTTTTCGATACTTGAAAATGTTTCATTGATTCTGCTCATAAATCTAGTTATAATAACTACGACTACTACCACAGTGCTCACAAATGAAATAATAACCACATATCAATCATGTTCAGCATTTCATCCATCCATGGAGATTTCAAGTGACCTAGATTATGACAATTCTACCCTTACACTCGCCTCAACCGATTACGGCCTTAAAATTCACGAGAAGCCTCTGGCAGTCCTTCAACCAAAGTCAATAACTGAAATATCAGAACTAATAAAAGTGTCAAATTCCCTTTCTACCCCTTTCACAATAGCAGCACGTGGGCAAGCACACTCGGTGTACGGACAAGCGATGGCGCGTGAGGGGATAGTGGTGAACATGACGCATTTAAACGGTTACAGGCACGGGAAGGGGGTTGTTATATTTCGTGATGAGAAGGATCCATGGAATTCTTATGCTGACGTGGGCGGTGAACAGGTGTGGGATGACGTGTTAAATGCAGCACTTGAATATGGACTCACACCACTCTCGTTTACTGATAGTTTGGGCACTTCTGTTGGCGGAACCCTCGTCAATGCCGGAATCGGTGCCCAAGTATTCAAGTTTGGTCCTCAGATCGCTAATGTTTATGAACTCGATGTCATTACAG GGAAAGGAGATCTTAAGACTTGTTCTGCAGAAAAGAACTCAGAGTTATTTTATGGTGTTCTTGGAGGTTTAGGTCAATTTGGAATAATAACGAGAGCAAGAATAGCCTTAGGACCTGCGTATACAAAG GTGAAGTGGCTTCGTTTGCTTTACAGTGATTTCTCCGCATATTCTAAAGACCAAGAATACTTAATTTCATTGAATGGAAGAAATGATAATGCATTCGATGCAGTAGAAGGTTTTCTTATGATAAATCAGTGGCCGAATATCATTGACTTTTTTCCAACACAAGATCTGCCTCGCATAAATTCCTTGTTAGCCCAACATAACATCCTCTATGTCTTGGAGCTTGCTAAATATTACGACGACAGTACTCAAGACCAAATTGACCAG GATGTTGAACGTTTGGTGATGGGGTTAAAGTATGTTCCTACatttaaatatgaaaaagaTGTGTTGTACCAGAATTTTCTACATAGATATGAGAGTGCAGCAGCTGGGCAAGGACTTCCAGAAGGACCTAAATCTTGGTTGGACACTTTTGTTCCAGGATCTAGAATCTCAGATATAAATGAAGGTGTTTTCAACAACATTATCTTTAAACAAAACCTTACTGCCAACGGAATCATACTAATCTTCCCCATGAACCAAACAAA GTGGAATGATAAAATGTCAGTGGCTATACCTGATGAAGAAGTGTTTTATCTCGTGAGTGTTCTGCAAGCAGTTACATATGATACGTTGAAGATATTTGATGATCAAAAGAATCAAATATTACAGTTCTATAAAGATTCAGGCATTAAAATCAAGCAATATCTTCCACGAAACAAAACTCACGAAGAATGGATCGAGCATTTTGGTTTCAAGTGGCAAAAGTTCGAGGACTCAAAGAATAAATTTGATCCCAAAAAAATATTAGCTCCTGGGCAAGGGATTTTTCAATTGAACAATAAGATATGTATGTTTTAA
- the LOC130984446 gene encoding uncharacterized protein LOC130984446 codes for MAFEWTPACEEAFQHFKEILAAPPVLGKPKDGEPLYLYLAITSEALAAVLVREDGKAQQPVYFISRALQGAELRYSKLEKLALALLTSSRRLKQYFQSHQVVVRTDQGIRQVLQKPDLAGRMMTWSIELSQYDIRYEPRQAIKAQAMADFLVEVTGDPSEDVGTRWKLHVDGASNQTFGGAGIILESPVGVVYEQSVRFEFPISNNQAEYEALIGGLTLAAEVGARRLEICSDSQVVTSQVNGSYQAKDPLLQKYLEKVKSLGQKFEEVTVHHVPRERNTRADLLSKLASTKPGEGNRSLIQGMTREPAITLHVTSLGSSWLDPIIDFLEHGKPPSDQKDVAKLRREAAKYAVIQGQLFRKGLNQPLLKCLHPDQTDYVLREVHEGCCGHHIGGKALARKLIRAGYYWPSMMTDSKEFVKKCVKCQQNANFARAPASELSLLTTSRPFSQWGVDLLGPFPVGPGQVKKFMWRQVITRFGIPEVVISDNGTQFADKKFTEFLNGLGIRQRFSSVEHPQTNGQVESANKVILSGLKKRLDNKKGAWADELASVLWSYRTIEQSSTKETPFRLTYGVDAVIPVEIGEPSPQLLLKGVEETVEKDLIDEAREMVHLTETAIRQRMALLYNTKVLKREFEQTTSS; via the exons atggcgTTTGAGTGGACACCCGCGTGTGAAGAAGCCTTTCAACATTTCAAGGAAATCCTGGCGGCACCTCCCGTTCTCGGGAAGCCAAAGGACGGGGAACCACTATACCTATACCTCGCTATAACAAGCGAGGCCCTGGCCGCAGTTCTGGTACGGGAGGACGGGAAAGCTCAACAGCCAGTCTATTTCATAAGCAGGGCCCTGCAAGGAGCGGAATTAAGATAtagcaagttggaaaagctagccttagcACTCCTAACTTCCTCGAGAAGGCTTAAGCAGTATTTCCAAAGTCACCAAGTTGTCGTCAGAACGGACCAAGGGATCCGGCAAGTTCTCCAAAAACCCGATCtggcgggaagaatgatgacttggtccatcgaGCTCTCCCAATACGACATACGATACGAACCCCGGCAAGCCATTAAGGCGCAGGCCATGGCGGATTTCTTAGTTGAAGTAACAGGAGACCCAAGCGAAGACGTGggtacacggtggaagctccatgtggacGGAGCTTCCAACCAGACCTTTGGAGGTGCCGGGATCATCCTGGAAAGCCCGGTCGGGGTTGTGTACGAACAGTCGGTCAGGTTCGAGTTTCCCATCtcgaacaaccaggcagaatatgaagcccttATAGGAGGCTTAACCCTAGCGGCAGAAGTTGGCGCGAGGAGACTGGAAATATGCAGTGACTCCCAAGTCGTCACTTCCCAAGTAAACGgtagctaccaagccaaagaccccTTGCTTCAGAAGTACCTGGAAAAGGTTAAAAGCTTGGGCCAAAAGTTTGAAGAGGTCACGGTCCACCACGTACCtagagaaaggaacacacgggcagaCCTCCTGTCGAAGTTAGCTAGTACAAAGCCGGGAGAAGGGAACCGGTCTCTCATTCAAGGCATGACGAGAGAACCCGCAATCACACTACACGTGACAAGCCTAGGTTCTtcatggctagaccccatcaTCGACTTCCTAGAACACGGCAAACCCCCTAGTGACCAAAAGGATGTGGCGAAATTGAGAAGGGAAGCGGCCAAATACGCCGTCATCCAAGGGCAACTGTTCAGGAAAGGGCTCAACCAACCCCTACTGAAGTGCCTACATCCCGACCAAACGGACTACGTCCTCAGAGAAGTCCATGAGGGCTGCTGTGGGCACCACATCGGAGGCAAGGCCCTAGCGAGGAAACTAATCCGAGCCGGATACTATTGGCCGTCGATGATGACGGACTCCAAAGAGTTTGTGAAAAAATGCGTAAAGTGCCAacagaacgccaactttgccaGGGCGCCGGCCTCCGAGTTAAGCCTGCTAACGACCTCCCGGCCGTTCTCTCAATGGGGAGTCGACCTCTTAGGACCCTTCCCAGTCGGcccggggcaagtcaa gaaattcatgtggaggcaaGTGATAACGCGATTCGGGATACCGGAGgtcgtcatctcggacaacggcACGCAGTTTGCTGACAAAAAGTTCACGGAATTTCTCAACGGCCTGGGTATAAGGCAAAGGTTCtcctcggtagaacacccccAGACGAACGGACAGGTGGAGTCCGCTAACAAGGTTATCCTTTCAGGGCTAAAAAAGAGGTTGGACAATAAAaagggtgcttgggccgacgaACTAGCATCGGTCCTCTGGTCTTACCGAACAATCGAGCAATCCTCCACCAAGGAAACCCCTTTCCGACTAACGTACGGGGTGGATGCTGTAATACCCGTAGAGATCGGTGAACCGAGTCCGCAGTTGCTTTTGAAAGGAGTAGAGGAAACCGTAGAAAAGGACCTGATAGATGAAGCCCGGGAAATGGTCCATTTGACAGAAACGGCGATAAGACAAAGAATGGCTCTGCtctacaacaccaaagtgctcaagaGGGAATTCGAGcaaacgacctcgtcctaa